A part of Desulfobulbaceae bacterium DB1 genomic DNA contains:
- a CDS encoding four helix bundle protein: MPEPRRDLPERTFTFATQVVRLCQIMDQTPGVSRTLANQLLRSGTSIGANVEEGQGSQSRADFVSKYSIACKEAREAHYWLRLLAATRIFPVEQLSDLINEAGQLVAILTSIVKKCRLNNEKGERKKSEV, encoded by the coding sequence ATGCCAGAGCCGAGGAGAGACTTGCCGGAAAGGACATTTACTTTTGCCACGCAGGTGGTCAGGTTGTGCCAGATAATGGATCAGACACCGGGGGTCAGCAGAACCCTTGCCAATCAATTGCTACGCTCCGGCACTTCAATTGGCGCAAATGTGGAAGAAGGGCAAGGCAGTCAGAGCCGGGCCGATTTTGTCTCCAAATATTCCATTGCCTGCAAAGAGGCGCGTGAAGCTCATTACTGGTTACGGTTATTGGCTGCCACAAGAATTTTTCCTGTTGAACAGTTGTCTGATTTGATTAATGAAGCCGGTCAGTTGGTTGCCATTCTGACTTCGATTGTGAAAAAATGTCGATTAAATAATGAGAAAGGAGAGAGAAAAAAGAGTGAAGTGTGA
- a CDS encoding IS256 family transposase has translation MAIDKEILDRLLADYNYQKPEELIGENGLLKQLTKALLERALQAEMTVHLGHEKHGTIVTKGGNARNGNSAKTIKGDFGKMPIEVPRDRDSSFDPVIIPKGQTRFPGFDDKIISLYSRGMTTREIQGHLEDIYGVDVSPTLISTVTDAVADEVKVWQNRPLDPIYPIVYMDAIRVKVRDNGHVKNKAVYLAIGITMDGVKDVLGMWVAENEGAKFWLQVVTELRNRGVQDIFIACVDGLKGFPEAIETVFPFTQVQLCLVHMVRNSLKYVSWKQRKEVAADLKAIYQSPTAEQAEMELMTFEEKWDKTHPSIGQSWRRNWERITPFFAYSPEIRKVIYTTNAIESLNMSLRKVTKNRGSFPNDESMLKLLYMALNNIAKKWTMPIRDWKAALNRFSILFGDRMPAY, from the coding sequence ATGGCCATTGATAAAGAAATTTTGGATCGTTTACTTGCCGACTACAATTACCAGAAGCCCGAAGAACTGATCGGTGAAAACGGGCTGCTCAAGCAGCTCACCAAGGCCTTACTGGAGCGGGCGTTACAGGCGGAAATGACCGTCCACCTGGGCCACGAAAAACATGGAACCATCGTCACCAAAGGCGGTAATGCCCGAAATGGTAACTCTGCAAAGACCATCAAGGGCGACTTCGGTAAAATGCCGATTGAGGTCCCGCGCGACCGCGACAGCAGTTTCGATCCGGTCATCATTCCCAAAGGGCAAACCCGCTTTCCCGGCTTTGACGACAAGATTATCTCTCTCTACTCCCGAGGGATGACTACCAGGGAGATTCAGGGGCACTTGGAAGACATTTACGGAGTTGATGTCTCTCCCACCCTGATTTCAACGGTCACCGATGCCGTTGCTGACGAGGTTAAAGTTTGGCAAAATCGCCCGTTGGACCCCATTTATCCCATTGTTTACATGGACGCTATCCGGGTTAAGGTGCGCGACAATGGGCATGTTAAGAACAAGGCGGTCTATCTGGCTATTGGCATCACCATGGACGGCGTCAAGGATGTCCTGGGAATGTGGGTTGCCGAAAACGAGGGCGCCAAGTTCTGGTTGCAGGTAGTGACTGAGCTAAGAAACCGTGGCGTGCAGGATATTTTCATTGCCTGCGTCGATGGCCTCAAGGGTTTTCCTGAAGCCATTGAGACGGTTTTCCCCTTCACCCAGGTCCAGCTCTGTCTCGTCCACATGGTGCGCAATTCCCTGAAATATGTCTCATGGAAACAGCGCAAAGAGGTGGCTGCGGATCTCAAGGCCATTTACCAATCGCCAACAGCCGAGCAGGCCGAAATGGAACTGATGACCTTTGAAGAAAAATGGGACAAAACGCATCCGTCCATCGGCCAATCCTGGCGAAGAAATTGGGAAAGAATCACCCCATTTTTTGCGTATTCGCCCGAGATACGCAAGGTGATATATACCACCAATGCTATTGAGTCGTTGAACATGTCACTGCGCAAAGTTACCAAGAACCGGGGTTCATTTCCCAATGACGAGTCGATGCTTAAACTGCTTTACATGGCGCTGAACAATATCGCCAAAAAATGGACTATGCCAATCAGAGACTGGAAGGCTGCCTTGAACCGCTTTTCAATCTTGTTCGGCGACAGAATGCCTGCATATTGA
- a CDS encoding phage antirepressor protein, with amino-acid sequence MSNIKIFESKKIRSVWNETEQLWYFSVIDVVAVLTDSPNPRDYWYRIKQREKISGLELSTICRQFKLEAPDGKLRETDCSHAEGLLRIIQSIPSPKAEPFKRWLARVGYERLEEIENPELAAKRMRELYKAKGYSDEWIEKRVRGIAIRDELTNEWQKRGVKEQREYAILTAEISRATFGMTPAEYKAFKSLEKPADNLRDHMTDLELIFTMLGEASTTEIARNKDAQGYGENRGAAIEGGTVAGNARRDLEKKSGRRVSSRDNFKEIPEAVKRKKIGKSKE; translated from the coding sequence ATGAGTAATATCAAAATATTTGAATCTAAAAAAATTCGATCCGTTTGGAATGAGACGGAGCAGCTGTGGTATTTTTCCGTTATTGATGTGGTTGCGGTGTTAACCGACAGCCCGAATCCAAGAGACTATTGGTACCGTATCAAGCAACGGGAGAAGATCAGCGGCCTTGAACTGTCGACAATTTGTCGACAGTTCAAGCTCGAAGCACCGGATGGCAAGTTGCGTGAAACCGACTGCTCCCATGCTGAAGGGCTGCTGCGCATTATCCAGTCCATCCCCTCCCCCAAGGCCGAACCCTTCAAGCGCTGGCTGGCCCGAGTCGGCTATGAGCGGCTGGAGGAAATCGAAAACCCGGAGCTGGCCGCCAAACGCATGCGGGAGCTGTACAAGGCCAAGGGGTACAGCGACGAATGGATTGAAAAACGGGTGCGCGGTATCGCCATCCGGGACGAACTGACCAACGAGTGGCAGAAGCGAGGGGTGAAGGAGCAAAGAGAATACGCCATTCTCACCGCCGAGATCAGCCGCGCCACCTTCGGCATGACGCCTGCGGAGTACAAGGCCTTCAAGAGTCTGGAAAAACCAGCGGATAATCTGCGTGACCACATGACAGATCTGGAGCTGATTTTCACCATGCTGGGCGAGGCCTCCACCACCGAGATCGCCCGCAACAAGGATGCCCAGGGCTACGGCGAGAATCGGGGCGCGGCCATCGAAGGGGGTACGGTTGCCGGCAATGCCCGCCGGGATTTGGAGAAGAAGTCGGGACGGCGGGTATCGAGCCGGGATAATTTCAAGGAGATTCCTGAAGCGGTTAAGAGGAAGAAAATTGGAAAGAGTAAAGAGTGA
- a CDS encoding nitrogenase iron-molybdenum cofactor biosynthesis protein NifE encodes MEAIALKEREDQIHRTGETPFAISCDKDSLAGAVSQRACVFCGSRVVLYPIADALHLVHGPIGCAVYTWDIRGALSSGPELHRLSFSTDLQERDVIFGGEKKLEKALRELIDRHSPKAAFVYSTCIVGIIGDDLEAVCRRVETEKGIPVIPVQSEGFKGNKRSGYRAACNAMFRLIGTGDTAGIGKHSINILGDFNLAGEIWMVRDYFQRMGIEVVANITGDGRIDDIRRAHGAALNVVQCSGATMDLADMMEEKYGIPSIRVSYFGIEDMAEALYDVARFFKDPLIMTRAGEMVKQEVERIYPELQKYKKALTGKKAAIYVGGSFKAFSLVKAFRLIGMDVVMVGSQTGTKEDYQELAEITDPGTIIVDDSNPLELTSFLQEKNVDVFVGGVKERPIAYKLGVGFCDHNHERKEALAGFEGMLNFAREVYSSVMSPVWRFVPRNAREKRSNTETFKR; translated from the coding sequence ATGGAAGCAATCGCCTTAAAAGAAAGAGAAGATCAGATCCACCGCACAGGAGAAACACCCTTTGCGATATCCTGCGACAAGGACAGTCTGGCCGGGGCGGTCAGCCAAAGGGCCTGCGTCTTTTGCGGCTCGCGGGTCGTGCTCTACCCCATTGCCGACGCACTGCATCTGGTGCACGGCCCCATCGGCTGCGCCGTTTACACCTGGGATATCCGGGGAGCACTTTCCTCCGGGCCGGAACTGCACCGCTTGAGTTTTTCCACCGACCTGCAGGAAAGAGACGTCATCTTCGGCGGTGAAAAAAAACTGGAAAAGGCACTGCGGGAACTGATCGACCGACACAGCCCCAAGGCGGCCTTTGTTTACTCGACCTGCATCGTCGGCATCATCGGCGACGACCTGGAGGCGGTTTGCCGCCGGGTGGAAACGGAAAAAGGCATCCCGGTCATCCCGGTGCAGTCGGAAGGGTTCAAGGGCAACAAGCGTTCCGGCTACCGGGCCGCCTGTAACGCCATGTTTCGCCTGATCGGCACCGGCGACACGGCAGGCATCGGCAAACACAGCATCAATATCCTCGGCGACTTCAATCTGGCCGGCGAGATCTGGATGGTGCGCGACTATTTCCAGCGCATGGGCATCGAGGTGGTGGCAAATATCACCGGCGACGGCCGCATTGACGACATCCGCCGGGCCCACGGCGCGGCGCTCAATGTGGTGCAGTGCTCCGGCGCCACCATGGACCTGGCCGACATGATGGAGGAAAAATACGGCATCCCCTCCATCCGCGTCTCCTACTTCGGCATTGAAGACATGGCCGAGGCACTGTACGACGTGGCCCGCTTCTTCAAGGATCCACTGATCATGACCCGCGCCGGCGAGATGGTCAAGCAGGAAGTGGAGCGCATCTATCCGGAGCTGCAAAAATACAAAAAAGCGCTGACGGGCAAAAAAGCGGCAATCTACGTGGGTGGCTCCTTCAAGGCATTTTCCCTGGTAAAGGCCTTCCGCCTCATCGGCATGGATGTGGTAATGGTCGGCTCCCAGACCGGCACCAAAGAGGATTACCAGGAGCTTGCGGAGATAACCGACCCCGGCACCATCATCGTTGACGACTCCAACCCCCTGGAGCTCACCTCGTTTCTCCAGGAGAAAAACGTCGACGTCTTTGTCGGCGGGGTCAAGGAGCGCCCCATCGCCTATAAGCTCGGAGTCGGCTTCTGCGACCACAATCATGAGCGCAAGGAAGCGCTGGCCGGATTCGAGGGCATGCTCAACTTCGCCCGGGAGGTTTACTCCTCGGTGATGAGTCCGGTATGGCGATTTGTGCCGCGCAATGCTAGGGAAAAGCGTTCAAACACTGAAACGTTCAAACGCTGA
- a CDS encoding restriction endonuclease, with the protein MDNRFFEKPILNSPYVDPVRHWELDDQGQPTQKIVENRRPAKFITPIPKPRKRQGKAIQQSLFAVHDLTSQTQQYDPTSIINELRRHVDQWRSRQNPGDWQVTPETARLLQHWRRHRFSSIRPFFCQVEAVETAIWLTEVAPKIGKVGTRFIEHLAGANHDANPELMRLALKLATGAGKTTVMAMLIAWQTINAVRRPASKKFSRGFLIVTPGITIRDRLRVLQPNDPDSYYQSRELIPHDMLGDLERAKIVITNYHAFKLRERLELSKGGRLLLQGRGGEELHTLETEGQMLQRVMPDLMGMKNIIAINDEAHHCYREKPGDEEEEKLKGDERKEAEKNNEAARLWISGLEIVNRKLGLSRVLDLSATPFFLSGSGYAEGTLFPWTMSDFSLMDAIECGIVKLPRVPVAQNLPGDEMPMFRNLWEHIRKDMPKKGRGKAKDLDPLSLPVRLQTALEALYGHYEKTFQLWQQEGISVPPCFIVVCNNTSTSKLVYDFISGFHRENEDGTSTLENGRLALFRNFDEHGNQLGRPRTLLIDSEQLESGDALDSNFRKMAADEIDRFRREIVERTGDLRQAENLTDQDLLREVMNTVGKEGRLGESIRCVVSVSMLTEGWDANTVTHVLGVRAFGTQLLCEQVIGRALRRQSYDLNEEDLFNVEYADVLGIPFDFTAKPVVAPPQPPRETVQVKAVRPDRDHLEIRFPRVAGYRVELPEERLSAEFNDDSVLELSPDIVGPSITQNAGIIGEAVDLSLKHLEDMRRSTLLFHLTQRLLYTKWRDPGEEPKLHLFGQLKRITKQWLDTCLVCKGSTYPAQLMYQELADMACERITAAITRAEQGNRPIKAVLDPYNPVGSTNHVNFNTSRKDRWQTDARACHVNWVVLDSDWEAEFCRVAESHAKVKAYVKNHNLGLEVPYRYGSETRTYIPDFIVMVDDGQGRPNAAGARDGGSGDGQEDPLHLIVEIKGYRREDAKEKKSTMETYWVPGVNNLGHYGRWAFAEFTEVYRIETDFEARVKEAFDQMLEKIVKSEE; encoded by the coding sequence ATGGATAACCGATTTTTCGAAAAGCCTATTCTCAACTCCCCCTATGTCGATCCGGTCCGCCACTGGGAGCTTGACGATCAGGGCCAGCCGACGCAAAAGATTGTTGAGAACCGCCGGCCCGCCAAGTTCATCACCCCGATTCCAAAACCAAGAAAACGGCAGGGCAAGGCAATCCAGCAAAGTCTTTTTGCCGTGCATGATTTGACATCCCAAACCCAGCAGTACGACCCCACCTCAATCATCAATGAACTTCGCAGGCATGTCGACCAGTGGCGAAGCCGGCAGAACCCCGGTGACTGGCAGGTAACCCCTGAAACCGCTCGTCTGCTCCAGCACTGGCGGCGCCACCGTTTCAGCTCAATAAGGCCGTTCTTCTGTCAGGTCGAGGCGGTTGAAACCGCCATCTGGTTGACCGAGGTGGCACCAAAAATCGGCAAGGTCGGCACCCGTTTTATCGAGCACCTGGCCGGCGCCAACCACGATGCCAATCCCGAATTGATGCGCCTGGCCCTGAAACTTGCCACCGGCGCGGGCAAAACCACGGTCATGGCCATGCTGATCGCCTGGCAGACCATCAACGCCGTGCGCCGCCCCGCCAGCAAAAAGTTCAGCCGCGGCTTTCTGATCGTCACCCCCGGCATTACCATCCGTGACCGTTTGCGCGTTTTGCAGCCCAATGATCCGGACAGCTACTACCAGAGCCGGGAGCTGATTCCCCACGATATGCTGGGGGATCTGGAGCGAGCCAAGATCGTCATCACCAACTATCACGCCTTTAAGCTGCGTGAACGGCTGGAGCTTTCCAAGGGAGGCAGACTGCTGCTGCAGGGGCGCGGCGGTGAAGAGCTGCACACCCTGGAAACCGAGGGGCAGATGCTCCAGCGGGTGATGCCGGACCTGATGGGCATGAAAAACATTATTGCCATCAATGACGAGGCCCATCACTGCTACCGGGAAAAGCCGGGGGATGAGGAAGAGGAAAAGCTGAAAGGCGACGAACGCAAAGAGGCGGAAAAGAACAACGAGGCCGCCCGCCTCTGGATTTCCGGACTTGAAATCGTCAACCGCAAACTCGGCCTGAGTCGGGTCCTCGATCTTTCGGCCACCCCATTTTTTCTCAGTGGCTCCGGTTATGCCGAGGGCACCCTCTTTCCCTGGACCATGAGTGATTTTTCCCTGATGGATGCCATCGAATGCGGCATTGTCAAACTGCCTCGGGTGCCGGTGGCCCAGAACCTGCCCGGCGATGAAATGCCCATGTTCCGCAACCTCTGGGAACATATTCGCAAGGATATGCCCAAAAAAGGGCGCGGCAAGGCGAAGGATCTTGATCCCCTCAGTTTGCCGGTCAGGTTGCAGACCGCTTTGGAGGCACTTTACGGTCATTACGAAAAAACCTTCCAGCTCTGGCAGCAGGAAGGAATTTCGGTGCCGCCCTGTTTCATCGTGGTCTGCAACAATACCTCCACTTCCAAGCTGGTGTATGACTTCATCTCCGGTTTCCATCGAGAGAATGAAGACGGCACCAGCACCCTGGAAAACGGCCGGCTGGCACTGTTTCGCAACTTCGATGAACACGGCAACCAACTGGGGCGGCCCCGCACCCTGCTGATTGACAGCGAGCAGCTTGAATCCGGCGATGCCCTGGACAGCAATTTCCGCAAAATGGCAGCCGACGAAATCGACCGCTTCCGCCGCGAGATCGTCGAGCGCACCGGCGACCTCCGTCAGGCCGAGAACCTTACCGATCAGGACCTGTTGCGCGAGGTCATGAACACCGTGGGCAAAGAGGGGCGCCTGGGTGAATCGATCCGCTGCGTGGTCTCGGTCTCCATGCTCACCGAGGGTTGGGACGCCAACACCGTCACCCATGTCCTCGGGGTGCGCGCTTTCGGCACCCAATTGCTCTGCGAGCAGGTCATCGGCCGGGCCCTGCGCCGTCAGTCCTATGACCTGAACGAGGAGGATCTGTTCAATGTTGAATATGCCGATGTGCTGGGCATTCCCTTTGATTTCACCGCCAAGCCGGTGGTGGCCCCTCCCCAGCCGCCCCGGGAAACGGTGCAGGTCAAGGCGGTGCGCCCCGATCGCGACCACCTGGAAATCCGCTTTCCCAGGGTAGCGGGCTACCGGGTGGAACTGCCGGAAGAACGGCTGAGCGCCGAGTTCAACGACGATTCCGTGCTGGAACTCTCACCGGATATTGTCGGCCCCTCCATCACCCAAAATGCCGGTATTATCGGCGAGGCTGTCGATCTGAGTCTGAAACATCTCGAAGACATGCGCCGCTCCACCCTGCTGTTTCATCTCACCCAGCGTTTGCTCTATACCAAATGGCGCGACCCAGGCGAGGAACCCAAACTTCATCTCTTCGGCCAGTTGAAACGAATCACCAAACAGTGGCTCGATACCTGTCTGGTCTGCAAGGGGAGCACCTATCCGGCCCAGCTCATGTATCAGGAGCTGGCGGACATGGCCTGCGAGCGCATCACCGCTGCCATCACCAGGGCGGAACAAGGCAACCGGCCTATCAAGGCGGTACTCGATCCCTACAACCCGGTCGGCTCCACCAATCACGTCAACTTCAACACCTCCAGGAAAGACCGCTGGCAGACCGATGCCCGTGCTTGCCACGTCAACTGGGTGGTACTGGACAGCGACTGGGAGGCGGAGTTCTGCCGGGTGGCCGAATCCCACGCCAAGGTCAAGGCCTACGTCAAGAACCACAACCTCGGGCTGGAGGTGCCGTATCGCTATGGCTCGGAAACGCGTACCTATATTCCTGATTTCATTGTAATGGTGGATGACGGACAGGGACGTCCTAATGCCGCGGGAGCCAGGGATGGCGGGAGCGGCGATGGGCAAGAAGACCCTCTCCACCTCATCGTCGAGATCAAGGGCTACCGCCGCGAGGACGCCAAGGAGAAGAAATCCACCATGGAAACCTACTGGGTGCCGGGGGTAAACAACTTGGGGCACTATGGCCGCTGGGCCTTTGCCGAGTTCACCGAGGTCTACCGGATTGAGACGGATTTCGAGGCCAGGGTGAAAGAGGCCTTCGATCAGATGCTAGAAAAAATTGTGAAGAGCGAAGAGTGA
- a CDS encoding nitrogen fixation protein NifB — translation MLKKDYSHHPCFNAKVKGQFGRVHLPVAPKCNIKCNYCNRKYDCVNESRPGVTSTILTPTQALTYMDRVLENEPRITVAGIAGPGDPFANAEETLETMRLIREKYPHMILCLASNGLNLAPHVEALAEIDVSHVTVTVNGVDPEIIKNIYSWVRDGNVVYRGIQAAELILARQLSAITMLKEHGITVKINTIAIPGINDHHVEEVAKKMAELGADLFNCMAMFPNVDTPFAHIPEPSKKMMADLRQKGEKYLPQMRHCTRCRADAVGLLGQDQSEEMAGCLSACASLPSLPKQERPYVAVATLEGVLVNQHLGEATRFQIWEKREDGSFNMKEERPASVPSGGPRRWHNLARALHDCQAVLVNDIGETPREILTKMGIKPVTMSGFIDMGLEAIYSGEGLNQLKSRQQKCTSKGACTGGGNGCG, via the coding sequence ATGCTTAAAAAAGACTACAGTCACCACCCCTGCTTCAATGCCAAGGTCAAGGGACAGTTCGGACGTGTCCATCTTCCCGTTGCCCCCAAATGCAACATCAAATGCAATTACTGCAACCGCAAATACGACTGTGTCAACGAATCCCGGCCCGGCGTCACCAGCACCATCCTGACCCCCACGCAGGCGCTGACTTATATGGATCGGGTATTGGAAAACGAGCCGCGCATCACCGTGGCCGGCATTGCCGGTCCCGGCGACCCTTTCGCCAACGCCGAAGAGACCCTGGAAACCATGCGGCTCATCCGGGAAAAGTATCCCCATATGATTCTCTGCCTGGCCTCAAACGGTCTGAACCTGGCCCCCCATGTGGAGGCCCTGGCCGAAATCGACGTCTCCCATGTCACGGTAACGGTGAACGGGGTTGACCCGGAAATCATCAAAAACATCTACAGCTGGGTGCGTGACGGCAATGTTGTTTACCGGGGCATCCAGGCGGCGGAACTGATCCTGGCCCGGCAGCTTAGTGCCATCACCATGCTCAAGGAGCATGGCATTACGGTCAAAATCAACACCATCGCCATTCCCGGCATCAATGATCACCATGTCGAGGAAGTGGCGAAAAAGATGGCGGAACTTGGGGCAGACCTTTTTAACTGCATGGCCATGTTCCCCAATGTGGACACGCCCTTTGCCCACATCCCGGAGCCGAGCAAAAAGATGATGGCAGATCTGCGCCAAAAAGGCGAAAAATATCTGCCGCAGATGCGCCACTGTACACGCTGCCGGGCCGATGCCGTGGGACTGCTCGGCCAGGACCAAAGCGAGGAAATGGCCGGCTGCCTGTCGGCCTGCGCCTCCCTGCCCTCCCTGCCGAAGCAGGAACGACCCTATGTAGCGGTGGCCACCCTTGAAGGGGTTCTGGTCAATCAGCACCTCGGCGAAGCAACCCGCTTCCAGATTTGGGAAAAACGGGAAGACGGCTCTTTCAACATGAAGGAGGAACGACCCGCCTCGGTTCCCAGCGGCGGCCCCCGGCGCTGGCACAATCTGGCCCGAGCCCTGCACGACTGCCAGGCCGTGCTGGTGAATGACATCGGTGAAACGCCCAGGGAAATTCTGACAAAAATGGGTATCAAACCGGTGACCATGAGCGGATTCATCGATATGGGTCTCGAAGCGATTTACAGCGGCGAGGGCCTGAATCAGCTAAAAAGCCGCCAGCAGAAATGCACTTCAAAAGGGGCATGTACCGGCGGCGGCAACGGCTGCGGTTGA
- a CDS encoding nitrogenase has translation MTKMPNYISTTNACKLCKPLGACLAFRGIEGTVPYLHGSQGCATYMRRYIISHFNEPIDIASSSLSEKHAVYGGAANLKLGLKNVTRKYQPRMIGIATTCLTETIGDDVPMILKEYDKEFGNRSTPLNVHVSTPSYSGTHMEGFHAAVSSVVEQLCEANDANNTINLLPGFVSSADFRHLHEIMDDCGIAATVLPDLAETLDGEALLEYEKVPKGGTPLAAVVKMAGAAATVEFGRTIGKIQTGGSILAKKFDVPNFQLGLPMGISETDRFFATLKTLTGQKTPEKYLQERGRLVDAYVDGHKYVFGKEAIIYGEEDLVVGLTSFLAEIGVKPILCASGGRSGSFADAIAAVTEGVMEEQPLVYEGMDFFDIAEEAESLGPDLLVGHSKGYPLARKLNIPLIRVGFPIHDRIGGQRILHLGYRGGQMLFDTVVNSLIEKKQNDSSIGYSYM, from the coding sequence ATGACAAAAATGCCCAACTACATATCCACCACCAACGCCTGCAAACTGTGCAAACCCCTGGGCGCCTGCCTGGCCTTTCGCGGCATTGAAGGGACGGTTCCGTATCTGCACGGCTCCCAGGGCTGCGCCACCTACATGCGGCGTTATATCATCAGCCATTTCAACGAACCGATCGATATCGCCTCCTCGTCGCTCAGCGAAAAGCACGCGGTATACGGCGGGGCCGCCAATCTCAAGCTGGGCCTGAAAAACGTCACCCGCAAATACCAGCCACGGATGATCGGCATTGCCACCACCTGCCTGACCGAAACCATTGGCGATGATGTGCCGATGATCCTCAAGGAATATGACAAAGAATTCGGCAACAGAAGCACACCGCTGAACGTCCATGTTTCCACTCCCAGTTATTCCGGCACCCACATGGAAGGGTTCCACGCCGCGGTGTCCTCCGTGGTGGAGCAGCTTTGCGAAGCAAACGACGCGAACAACACCATTAACCTGTTGCCCGGTTTTGTTTCCTCGGCCGATTTCCGCCATCTCCACGAGATCATGGATGACTGCGGGATTGCGGCAACCGTGCTGCCGGATCTGGCCGAGACCCTGGACGGCGAAGCCTTGCTCGAATATGAAAAGGTGCCCAAAGGCGGTACCCCTCTTGCCGCCGTCGTCAAAATGGCAGGTGCGGCGGCAACGGTTGAATTCGGACGTACCATCGGCAAAATCCAGACCGGAGGTTCGATCCTGGCCAAAAAATTCGATGTCCCCAATTTTCAGTTGGGACTGCCCATGGGCATCAGTGAAACCGACCGTTTTTTTGCCACCCTGAAAACGCTCACCGGCCAAAAAACTCCGGAAAAATATTTACAGGAACGAGGCCGGCTGGTGGACGCCTATGTGGACGGTCACAAATACGTCTTCGGCAAAGAGGCCATCATCTACGGTGAAGAAGACCTGGTTGTGGGCCTGACCTCATTTCTTGCGGAAATCGGAGTGAAACCTATTCTCTGCGCAAGCGGCGGCAGGAGCGGGTCTTTTGCGGATGCCATTGCCGCAGTGACTGAAGGGGTGATGGAAGAACAGCCCCTGGTGTATGAAGGCATGGATTTTTTTGATATCGCCGAAGAAGCGGAAAGCCTCGGCCCCGACCTGCTGGTGGGCCACAGCAAAGGCTACCCACTGGCCCGCAAACTGAACATCCCCCTTATCCGGGTTGGATTTCCCATCCACGACCGAATCGGCGGCCAGCGCATCCTGCATCTGGGATACCGGGGCGGGCAAATGCTTTTTGACACGGTGGTCAACAGCCTGATTGAAAAGAAGCAGAACGATTCATCGATCGGCTACAGCTACATGTAA
- a CDS encoding IS91 family transposase produces MLLSTIINKFRDSFFRTYNKNLLSGHIKALESMARCRYEHGPHMLARCSDHRCGERIYIPHSCGHRNCPHCQNHESRQWLESQLDKRLPCQYYLITFTLPGQMRDLAWKHQKTVYALMFRAVQDLLKSFTNNDKKLGGSAGFTAILHTHSRTLDYHPHIHVVMPGASINPQTGLWKEKSGKYLFSHKAMAKVFRAKLLQTLVENKLPVPHDCPDQWVVDCKDAGNGEKALIYLGRYLYRGVIREKDILHCRDGMVTFRYRHAKSGEDRTRTVKGEYFLYLLMLHVLPRGFRRARSYGFLHACSKKLLRFLQLVLRVAPWRALVRNLKQRPAIICPACGAAMVIAATMIARPPAMAAPLRQ; encoded by the coding sequence ATGCTGCTCTCCACGATCATCAACAAGTTCAGGGACAGCTTCTTCCGCACCTACAACAAAAATCTCCTGTCAGGCCACATCAAGGCTCTGGAGTCCATGGCCCGATGCAGATACGAGCATGGACCGCACATGCTGGCCCGTTGTTCGGACCACCGGTGCGGCGAACGGATCTATATTCCCCATTCCTGCGGCCACAGAAACTGCCCCCATTGCCAGAACCATGAGAGCCGGCAGTGGCTGGAAAGCCAGCTTGACAAACGACTGCCGTGTCAATACTACCTGATCACCTTCACGCTGCCCGGGCAGATGCGGGATCTGGCGTGGAAACACCAGAAAACCGTTTACGCCCTGATGTTCAGGGCAGTACAGGACCTCCTGAAATCCTTCACCAATAACGACAAAAAACTCGGCGGATCAGCGGGATTCACCGCCATCCTCCACACCCATTCCAGAACCCTGGACTATCATCCGCACATCCACGTTGTCATGCCCGGAGCAAGCATCAACCCGCAAACCGGGCTGTGGAAGGAAAAATCCGGGAAATATCTCTTCAGCCACAAGGCCATGGCCAAGGTCTTTCGGGCGAAGCTGCTCCAGACCCTGGTCGAAAACAAGCTGCCGGTTCCCCATGATTGCCCCGATCAGTGGGTGGTTGACTGCAAGGACGCGGGCAACGGCGAGAAGGCCCTTATCTATCTTGGCCGTTATCTGTACCGGGGTGTTATCCGGGAAAAAGACATCCTGCACTGCCGGGACGGCATGGTCACCTTCCGGTATCGCCATGCCAAAAGCGGAGAAGACCGGACCCGAACCGTCAAGGGCGAGTACTTCCTCTACCTGCTTATGCTCCATGTGCTGCCCCGAGGGTTTCGACGGGCAAGGTCGTATGGTTTTCTCCATGCATGCAGCAAAAAGCTGCTCCGCTTCCTGCAGCTGGTGCTGCGGGTCGCGCCATGGCGCGCCCTTGTCCGCAACCTGAAGCAACGGCCGGCTATCATCTGCCCGGCCTGCGGGGCCGCCATGGTGATCGCCGCGACAATGATCGCCCGGCCACCGGCCATGGCCGCTCCGTTACGGCAATAG